From Bradyrhizobium sp. NDS-1, the proteins below share one genomic window:
- a CDS encoding NifX-associated nitrogen fixation protein has protein sequence MPDQSEINPAAPAAERPFLKELIKILRAQDTHGAWEGKKDLDLLDPYILDKRKRRALPIVGNPEPDTIWRLQLFFDAIALSIEKATGVMISPMLKMHQEGFGRIVLIGGRLVVVSKQLRDVHRFGFNNLCHLADQGDEIVNSGVEMIREFPDVANY, from the coding sequence ATGCCCGATCAGTCTGAAATCAATCCAGCCGCCCCCGCGGCAGAGCGGCCATTTCTCAAAGAGCTCATCAAGATCTTGCGCGCCCAGGACACCCACGGCGCCTGGGAGGGCAAGAAGGACCTCGACCTGCTCGACCCCTACATTCTGGACAAACGCAAGCGCCGTGCGCTGCCGATCGTTGGCAATCCCGAGCCCGACACGATATGGCGACTGCAGTTGTTCTTTGACGCCATTGCGCTCTCGATCGAGAAGGCGACGGGCGTGATGATCTCGCCAATGTTGAAGATGCATCAGGAAGGGTTCGGTCGGATCGTACTGATCGGGGGCCGGCTCGTTGTCGTGAGCAAGCAGCTACGGGACGTGCATCGCTTTGGTTTCAACAATCTGTGTCATCTTGCCGACCAAGGCGACGAAATCGTCAACAGTGGTGTTGAGATGATCCGCGAGTTCCCGGACGTGGCGAACTATTGA
- the fdxB gene encoding ferredoxin III, nif-specific: MSFRTRDGRDWRPDYLVWIDPNKCIGCGRCYKVCGREVMTLKGLSEGGELIDLDEDDDEVEKKVMVMKDEGACIGCSACARVCPTNCQTHAPAA, encoded by the coding sequence ATGTCATTCAGAACCCGCGACGGCCGCGATTGGAGGCCGGACTACCTGGTTTGGATCGATCCGAACAAGTGCATCGGCTGCGGCCGCTGCTACAAGGTCTGCGGCCGCGAGGTCATGACGCTGAAGGGCCTGAGCGAGGGCGGCGAGTTGATCGATCTCGATGAGGACGACGATGAGGTCGAAAAGAAGGTCATGGTGATGAAGGACGAGGGGGCCTGCATCGGCTGCAGCGCCTGCGCCCGGGTCTGTCCGACAAACTGTCAGACCCACGCGCCAGCTGCTTGA